One Dehalococcoidia bacterium genomic region harbors:
- a CDS encoding type II toxin-antitoxin system PemK/MazF family toxin, translating into MKRGEIWWADLAPPVGRRPVLLLSRDEAYAVRALITVAPVTTRSRRIPAEVPLGPDDGMARRCVANLDVIATVPKASLKERITTLSPDKLQIVDAAIHFALGLEE; encoded by the coding sequence GTGAAGCGGGGAGAGATATGGTGGGCCGATCTCGCGCCGCCCGTGGGAAGGCGACCTGTTCTCTTGCTCTCGCGCGATGAGGCGTACGCGGTCAGGGCTTTGATAACTGTCGCGCCCGTAACGACACGTAGCCGCCGTATTCCCGCCGAAGTGCCTCTCGGGCCGGACGACGGCATGGCCCGTCGTTGTGTAGCGAATCTCGACGTTATCGCAACTGTTCCCAAGGCCAGTCTCAAGGAGCGCATCACCACTCTGAGCCCGGATAAGCTCCAGATTGTGGACGCCGCAATTCACTTCGCGCTGGGGTTGGAGGAATGA
- a CDS encoding RDD family protein codes for MQMSSGASAPIWKRLAATLLIDVPIVLAVNLLVLLAIPRLLDSLGGRRLVVLPGIFLESVLGPLMGGGADQMTNGVSATAFALGLLVWLLVPFLLISLLYFTIGYRLRQTLGKRLMGIAVSGSPSGEKPGWWRAFLRAASLLPSWLAFYALLLALLPLVAALAAGNDEVRTAATFGVFLLVIALPSLANLFWVRLSPDRRGWHDRLAGTTVVDLTAKAAEQETAASETPAPPAST; via the coding sequence ATGCAAATGTCCTCTGGCGCGTCCGCGCCCATATGGAAGCGGCTCGCCGCAACTCTGCTGATAGACGTACCCATCGTCCTGGCGGTGAATCTTCTCGTGCTGCTCGCCATCCCGCGGCTCCTGGATTCCCTGGGCGGCCGGCGGCTTGTGGTGCTGCCAGGCATCTTCCTGGAGTCGGTCCTGGGTCCGCTGATGGGCGGCGGCGCAGACCAGATGACGAACGGCGTCAGCGCCACGGCATTTGCGCTGGGACTGCTGGTATGGCTCCTGGTGCCGTTCCTGCTGATATCTCTGCTCTACTTCACCATCGGCTACCGGCTGCGGCAGACGCTGGGCAAGCGCCTCATGGGGATAGCCGTCTCGGGCAGCCCGAGCGGTGAAAAGCCGGGCTGGTGGCGGGCCTTCCTGCGCGCCGCGTCCCTGCTTCCGTCCTGGCTCGCCTTCTACGCCCTGCTGCTGGCCCTGCTCCCCCTGGTCGCCGCCCTGGCGGCGGGCAACGACGAGGTCAGGACCGCTGCTACCTTTGGCGTCTTCCTCCTGGTGATAGCCCTGCCCTCCCTCGCCAACCTGTTCTGGGTGCGGCTCTCCCCCGACCGTCGCGGCTGGCACGACCGGCTGGCCGGCACAACGGTAGTGGACTTGACCGCAAAGGCGGCGGAGCAGGAGACGGCGGCCAGCGAAACACCGGCCCCGCCGGCCTCGACCTAG
- the trpB gene encoding tryptophan synthase subunit beta: protein MTAPRKYRFPDATGHYGPFGGRFVPETLMVAIGELTEAYRHVRRDRAFQHELARLLREYAGRPTPLYLAHNLSEKAGGARIYLKREDLAHTGAHKINNALGQGLLARHMGKRRVIAETGAGQHGVATATVCALLGMDCVVYMGEEDIRRQSLNVFRMKLLGAEVRPVGSGSRTLKDAINEAMRDWVTNVRTTFYILGSAVGPHPYPMMVRDFQLVIGKEARRQILKAEGRLPDYAVACVGGGSNSIGLFYPLVNDAQVRLVGVEAAGEGMATGRHAASLVAGRPGVLHGSYSFVMQDDAGQILETHSISAGLDYPGVGPEHAHLKETGRAQYVTATDQEALDAFQTLCRTEGIIPALESSHAVAYTLKLAAGLPKDALVLVGLSGRGDKDIPTVAAALDGKMESPR from the coding sequence GTGACAGCGCCGCGTAAGTACCGTTTCCCCGACGCGACGGGCCACTACGGCCCCTTCGGCGGACGCTTCGTGCCGGAGACGCTCATGGTGGCCATCGGCGAGTTGACCGAGGCGTACCGGCACGTCCGCCGCGACCGCGCGTTCCAGCACGAGCTGGCGCGTCTGCTCCGCGAGTACGCGGGACGGCCCACGCCGCTCTACCTTGCTCACAACCTGAGCGAGAAAGCAGGCGGCGCTCGCATCTACTTGAAGCGGGAGGACCTGGCCCACACGGGGGCGCACAAGATCAACAACGCCCTCGGCCAGGGGCTGCTGGCGCGGCACATGGGCAAGCGCCGCGTCATCGCGGAGACGGGCGCCGGACAGCACGGCGTCGCCACGGCGACGGTGTGCGCGTTGCTGGGGATGGATTGCGTCGTCTACATGGGCGAGGAGGACATCAGGCGGCAGAGCCTGAACGTCTTCCGCATGAAGCTCCTGGGCGCGGAGGTCAGGCCGGTCGGAAGCGGAAGCCGCACTCTCAAGGACGCCATCAACGAGGCGATGCGGGACTGGGTGACCAACGTCCGCACCACATTCTACATTCTGGGCAGCGCCGTGGGGCCTCACCCGTACCCGATGATGGTGCGCGACTTCCAGTTGGTCATCGGCAAGGAGGCCCGGCGGCAGATATTGAAGGCGGAGGGCCGCCTGCCGGACTATGCCGTCGCGTGCGTGGGCGGTGGCAGCAACTCCATCGGCCTGTTCTACCCGCTGGTGAATGATGCGCAAGTCAGGCTCGTGGGCGTGGAGGCGGCGGGCGAGGGGATGGCCACCGGGCGTCACGCGGCGAGCCTCGTCGCGGGCAGGCCCGGCGTGCTGCACGGCTCCTACTCGTTCGTCATGCAGGACGACGCGGGCCAGATTCTGGAAACGCACAGCATCTCGGCGGGCCTGGACTACCCGGGCGTCGGCCCGGAGCACGCGCATCTCAAGGAGACGGGACGGGCGCAGTATGTGACCGCCACGGACCAGGAGGCGCTTGACGCGTTCCAGACGCTGTGCCGGACGGAGGGGATTATCCCCGCGCTTGAGTCATCCCACGCCGTCGCGTACACCCTCAAGCTTGCCGCGGGGCTGCCGAAGGACGCCCTTGTCCTCGTCGGCCTGAGCGGGCGCGGCGACAAGGATATCCCCACCGTCGCCGCAGCCTTGGATGGGAAGATGGAGTCGCCGCGCTAG
- a CDS encoding NADH-quinone oxidoreductase subunit A: MPVDYASDYVAVLVATILGTGMVVVSFTIGWLLAPRKATPMKLSPYECGIPQTGQHWQQVRIRYYLYAILFLVFDVEAAFVFPWAVVFARSAPSVFWAMIFFIGVLCFGLMYGWKKGVFQWR; this comes from the coding sequence ATGCCGGTCGACTACGCTTCGGACTACGTCGCCGTCCTCGTTGCCACCATCCTGGGGACAGGCATGGTGGTCGTCTCCTTCACTATCGGCTGGCTGCTGGCGCCGCGCAAGGCGACCCCCATGAAGCTCAGCCCCTACGAGTGCGGCATTCCTCAGACCGGCCAGCACTGGCAGCAGGTGCGCATCCGCTACTACCTCTACGCTATCCTTTTTCTGGTCTTCGATGTGGAGGCCGCCTTCGTCTTTCCGTGGGCTGTCGTCTTCGCGCGCAGCGCCCCCTCCGTTTTCTGGGCGATGATTTTCTTCATTGGCGTTCTCTGCTTTGGCCTGATGTACGGATGGAAGAAGGGGGTATTCCAGTGGCGGTGA
- a CDS encoding ribbon-helix-helix protein, CopG family, translating into MSAKVAKVTISIPAEVLDAVERERHIRKETRSEFFRRAVDMMLRQQREKKAVRRYVRGYRKSPESAAEVAVAYKLGSAVLAEEPWE; encoded by the coding sequence ATGAGCGCCAAAGTAGCGAAAGTGACCATCAGCATCCCCGCCGAAGTGCTCGACGCAGTCGAGAGGGAACGCCACATCCGCAAGGAGACCCGTAGCGAGTTCTTCCGACGCGCTGTTGACATGATGCTACGTCAGCAACGCGAGAAGAAAGCCGTGCGACGCTACGTCCGCGGCTACCGAAAGTCGCCAGAGAGCGCCGCGGAGGTGGCGGTCGCCTACAAGCTGGGCAGCGCCGTACTGGCGGAGGAACCCTGGGAGTGA
- a CDS encoding RDD family protein yields MQTRPAAIAPLWKRLVATVLIDVPLVLIAYVMEYMTTAGYMLDTWTRQVVVPTGQFLEWALRPLVGEDYWPIWRHGVSPTAYGLGWLFWLVMPSLLLWLLYFTVGYRLRQTLGKRLMGIAVVRRGSDQRPGWRQAFVRAVALLPSWFGFYIILTALMAAAGLAALGSHEPRTETPADKRIAELLLVAAVFGAFFLIVSLPSLAILFLATRSPDRRGWHDRLAGTTVVESSPRRQEQAPPEEGPTEDAGTGTQAKS; encoded by the coding sequence ATGCAAACACGGCCAGCAGCCATCGCTCCCCTGTGGAAGCGCCTCGTCGCTACTGTACTCATTGATGTGCCGCTGGTGCTCATAGCCTACGTCATGGAGTATATGACCACAGCCGGATACATGCTCGACACGTGGACAAGGCAGGTCGTGGTACCAACAGGCCAGTTCCTGGAGTGGGCGCTGAGACCATTAGTTGGAGAGGACTACTGGCCAATTTGGAGGCACGGAGTCAGCCCGACGGCGTACGGGCTTGGCTGGCTCTTTTGGCTCGTGATGCCGTCATTGTTGCTTTGGCTTCTTTACTTCACCGTCGGCTACCGGCTGCGGCAGACGCTCGGCAAGCGGCTCATGGGCATTGCCGTTGTACGGCGCGGGAGTGACCAGCGACCGGGCTGGCGTCAAGCTTTCGTCCGCGCGGTGGCTCTCCTGCCTTCCTGGTTTGGCTTCTACATCATCCTCACGGCCCTCATGGCGGCGGCCGGGTTGGCGGCGTTGGGATCTCATGAACCCCGTACGGAAACGCCAGCCGACAAGCGGATCGCGGAACTGCTCCTGGTCGCGGCGGTCTTCGGAGCGTTCTTCTTGATTGTCTCCCTGCCGTCGCTAGCCATCCTATTCCTCGCAACCCGCTCCCCTGACCGTCGCGGCTGGCACGACCGGCTGGCGGGCACAACGGTAGTGGAATCTTCGCCGCGACGACAGGAGCAGGCCCCACCTGAAGAGGGCCCGACCGAAGACGCGGGGACAGGCACGCAGGCGAAGAGCTAG
- a CDS encoding phosphoribosylanthranilate isomerase — MIAVKICGIRQVEHALVAAEAGADYIGIVFAPGTRRVEPDAARILVHELRRRASRPPSVVGVFVNAPVDEVERVAALCGLDYVQLSGDESLEDARRIKRPVIKAVHVRPDTDATALEAALRSVQEAGLLPMLDARAGEAYGGSGRAFDWGLVGDLSGRYRFLLAGGLTPENVADAVRRVRPWGVDVSSGVETGGVKDAARIRAFVRAARAADQTATSA, encoded by the coding sequence GCCGAGGCCGGCGCCGACTACATCGGCATCGTGTTCGCGCCCGGCACTCGCAGGGTGGAGCCGGACGCGGCGCGCATTCTCGTCCATGAGTTGCGTCGGCGGGCCAGTCGCCCTCCGTCCGTCGTCGGCGTCTTCGTGAACGCACCCGTGGACGAAGTGGAGCGCGTGGCCGCCCTGTGCGGGCTGGACTATGTGCAGCTCAGCGGCGACGAGAGCCTTGAGGACGCCCGGCGAATCAAGCGGCCCGTCATCAAGGCTGTGCACGTCCGGCCGGACACGGATGCGACCGCTCTGGAGGCGGCTCTGCGGAGCGTGCAGGAGGCGGGACTGCTGCCCATGCTGGACGCGCGGGCTGGGGAGGCGTACGGTGGGAGCGGACGCGCCTTCGACTGGGGACTGGTCGGCGACCTCTCCGGGCGCTATCGCTTTCTGCTGGCGGGCGGGTTGACGCCGGAGAACGTGGCGGATGCCGTGCGGCGCGTGCGGCCCTGGGGCGTGGACGTGTCCAGCGGCGTCGAGACGGGCGGCGTGAAGGACGCGGCCAGGATACGGGCGTTCGTGCGGGCGGCGCGGGCGGCGGACCAGACTGCGACTTCAGCGTAG